CCGTCACCACCTCTGCTGCCGTACAGCCTTGCATCAACCCCAATAACTACCACCGCTTTATGGTCAGCCTGCTGACTGCAGAGACTTGTGCAAAACTGGAGCCAGAGGATGGTGAGATCATATGACAGAAgttacattaaaggtcccatattgtaaaaagtgagattttcatgtgtgtttattataaagtaagtttaaagaggacctattatgcttattttcaggtgcatacttgtattttaggtttgtacttgaacatgtttatcttgctttaatgttcaaaaaacactttacttttctcatgtCTGTGTTGTAGCACCATCTAATGATGCATTTAAACTTAACAATATTGTACTCCCAGCGGCCTTAACATTTGTGTGACTCTCTTTTTCGCCAGTTGAGGAGAATATTGATGTGACAACCAATGATTCAGAGAAAGATCGGAGTCCCTCTGACTGTCGTACATCCCCATACACCTCCAGCTGTTCAGAGAGTATATACGAGACATCGGCACGACTCCTCTTCATGTCAGTCAAGTGGGCAAAAAATTTGCCTGTTTTTGCTCACTTGCCATTTCGAGACCAGGTGAGACcgactgatgtttttttatatttaccgAACCGATTTACACCTATATAAATCTTGTGTGAGACTGGCAATATGCATTTCTGTGACATTCTCAGGTGATTCTCCTCGAGGAAGCTTGGAGTGAGATGTTCCTCTTGTGTGCCATCCAGTGGTCCCTGCCCATGGACAGCTGTCCTCTTCTGTCTCTGCCAGATCTGTCTCCCACACAACAGGCCAAGATCAGCCTCCCCACAGCTGACCTGCGCATCCTAGAAGAGGTCTTTAATCGCTTTAAGGCCCTGGCCGTTGACCCTActgagtttgcctgcctgaAAGCCATTGTACTTTTCAAGCCAGGTAAGGTGTTATTCCTTCAGCAATATACATTTGTTACTGAATGGACATTGTAACTAATGTCATGCTGTTTGACTTGCAGAGACACGCAGCCTCAAAGACCCAGAGCAGGTGGAGAATCTGCAGGACCAGTCACAGGTGTTGCTAGGTCAGCACATCCATTCACTATACCCCGGCCAAAGTGCCAGGTAAGCCTGCTGTAACTCTGTCTCTGACAGACAAATATCTTCAAACAACATCTGCAGTATTTGAAGTTTGTCATATAAAAGCCTAAATAGAAACATGAACATGGTTCACTCACCTTTGTTCTTGCCCATCAAGGTTTGGGAGACTGTTACTTCTGCTGCCATCCCTCCACTTTGTGAGCTCTGAGAAACTAGAGCAGCTGTTCTTTCACAGGACCATTGGCAGCACACCCATGGAGAAGCTGCTGTGTGACATGTTCAAAAACTAAGACACTAACTAAAACAAGCACACAGGAATGATACCTGCTAggaaaacaccataaaacaacCCTCAAGCAACATGTTTTCTGCTTGTTTGTTTCACATATTCTGGTTATGACTTTGTTCAAATTCAACATAATAGCCATAGACATGTTGGAATCGCACAGATAGAAATATTTTCCCACTAAAACTCTGTTGAATAAAAGACTCATTAAAGCATACAGGTTTAGTTCAgtgattattacattattttctttgtaaatattacaattttgtCATAAAGAACCAAAGacatattaaattattttgtgtAGATAGGCTACTGAGTTGGAAGGAAAAGCATTTTTATTATAGTATAAGAAAATGAAGAAGTATTTGTCCTGAATAAATATGGAAATTTTGTATTTGACAAGTTTGTTGATCTTTGGTCATGTTTTCCATTCTTTATCTGGTTTTACAGAACACATTACACAAGACATATTACAAAAAGATGCAACAAAGATTAATCCTATTAATAGCCCATCATTTAGAGCCTGATCATTACATCATAATGGCTAGTATTGGCCAATTTTAGCTTATTACAGATGTATTGGTAACTGTGTCAGTCACTATGTAACAAGAAATTGCTGTGtagaaaaaacaaagatatgTTTTAGGTCATTTAGAAACCAGAGAGCTTTCAtaagtttatttttcaactgtTAATGGTCTCACCCAGTAGGCCTATATcttggtcaaaatgtttatgcgtttgtaaaaaaaacaaactgagtaGCTAACagattataatttaaaaaagcaaactCTCAAACATCGATATTGGCTTCAAAAATCCAATACCAGTCAAGATCTTATTTGAGTTATCTACTGGGCAGTGGGCAATAGGACAATATTCATTATGGCTACAGAGTGTACTAAATggcgtgtctagaaggtaacctgcaaattaccaaatctgatctgagatctgcaaaaacttgcaaaaactcttgcgaaaCTCTCTGCTCAACagcctatcctaaccttaactattccagatcaatgcctaaccttaaccaaagagtatagaagcaaagaggcgaaactctggtgctttttttgaCAATGGTCGCTGTATGCCGCTGCGGTagtgctgccgccattttggactgaaaacggcaatgagtccatagccatgaacgcataaagagacgtctgtaaatcagaggataattttttttgaggtaaatcaacttcccagtacaaacacctaaagggactgtttgtaacttcttacacaagtataaatcaatccgggtcagtgtcccatgcgtgctcgcgtgtggctacgctgttcagactcagacaaCAAGTGTTCGCTAAtttgctccactctcacgtttaTGCttactccacactgcagaagagttagtagctctgagaatatctagtgaatgtacagtggatgtttgtgcagaaataaatgctgcagctcctccagaccaacagaggtttcccgtgtcttgtgaagtgacgggtctctgcagcgagaaactttatcgtctccgaccgggtgccgatgTTTCCCCTGTTCCtcctgaccgcggtcgggaggctcaagcaggaaaagccaacactaggatcagcagtgattcatggagagacctccgtctggtcagctaacattactgccgagcagctgaaatatagagtgatattgtggttttagctgacgtgtgtcgcctcactgtgttgagcgatgctcgttcatgtctatttagagcgtgcacaagcgcgaacccgacgctgactttcgttgacttaacggccacaggtgttgctgttaacaagcatttctgattcttacaaccagtccctttaatgaatttattttgaattataattttttcctgtcaatctcctgttccacactccagtccagtaggtggcggtaataCATCTATAAGCATTTTGCCAAcagccaataaacaccaaaaaagaagaaagaagaaagaacaaaacaagGAAGAAGCACTGGCTAGTTAGCATCTATGATTATCATAATGAGCTAAAGCGTCCTGCATTGTAGTAACCACAGCTACTTTGTTTACTTTAACCAGACGGGTTTTGGCTGACAGCTGCAGTGGACACTGACAATTATTATGAAGTTGCTTTAAATAAGAAATAACAGTTGTTTTACCCACATTAACAATGTTTGGCAAGTCGTATCAGCTGCTCCCTCAGAAGGACTCGAGGACTCCTGGCTTGTTTGTGGACACTCACAGCTTCACACAGCGCGGTTACCACAAAGGTTTATCATTTGACAACTTCCCCAATGTGTCCGAAAACGACTTCACTGGTAGGTAGCTAACATGAACTATGGTAACTATGGTAACCTTAGCATAGTTACCGTGTTACCATAGCTAACACGGTAACTATGCGAACGTTAgctatgtttgtttttgtggaaGTGGTGCGTTTGAGGGTTAAGAGTGCTGTTGTAATTTATGACTATAAGGAGGGAGACAGCGATGTAAAGTCAAACAAAACCAACTaatctaataaataataataagagcaTCCCCTTTAACTATTTCACTGTCTAAATATGAGTGGTTTGCCGTTTTCAAAGTGTTACTACTGCTCAGTCCATCAAGTTTTTTGTTTCAACGTTACCTTTaactttaagataagataagatattcctttattagtcccacagtggggaaatgtgcagtgtacagcagcaaaggggatagtgcaaaaaacaacaagatgcatcagctaacacagtaaaaaaagagctaaaacaaagtgtaacaaaatatgaaccatttaaatagaaggaagtataaaataggagcagtatatacagtattgacaataaacagactattaacaaaattgcacaagtggaaaatgacaaATGGAAAATGTATTGTCCTCAAGGGACATTTGTCTTGCACCCAGGTTGAAATACAATACACACGTACAGACTTTGaacataataaaatacattaagtatgtaataaatgtacaaaatatGCCAAAAGCCCATCACACTACATAGCAGTGCACATGCAACATATCCTGTAATTTAGTCcgtaggtcaggggtcagcaacctgaggctttctcgtaaagttatgactttattgtcgtaatattacgacttttttgctcgtaaagttatgactttattcccgtaatattccgactttttttcttgtaaagttatgactttattctcgtaaaattatgactttattttcgtaataaaaaatgttttctcgtaaagttatgactttattctcgtaatattacgactttttttctcgtaaagttatgactttattctcgtaaaattatgactttattcccgtactattacaactttttttctcgtaaagttatgactttattctcgtaaaattatgactttattttcgtaataaaaatttttttctcgtaaagttatgactttattctcgtaatattacgactttttttctcgtaaagttatgactttattctcgtaaaattatgactttattcccgtaatattacaactttttttctcgtaaagttatgactttattctcgtaaagttatgactttattctcgtaatattacgacttttttgctcgtaaagttatgactttattcttgtaatattatgactttattctggagatctcctatttttttcccctcaatgtggccctaatactctgtagtacaattgtactttggccctcactgcattagacttatatactatatactttgACTATAAACTGTgctaccttcatcacaatgctcaaatgttttgcggctctgcagacagattatttttttgttgcctaaaatgtctctccAAAAACACttgatcctacacttcccataatgcatttCAATAGCATTTGTCCTGGTAAAACCCATCTTTCACACTCGCACCCCTAGTTTGTAGTGCAGGCTTGCTGTTCAAATCTTGTAGTCTCCAATCCCAAATCGAAAACTCCCCTTAAAGCCACAGATGACATCATACAACTGTTTTTCTTTACAGGCTGACTTGTTTACTGAAAATACCTTAAAGATTGAGACACTTTTTTTCCGGTTTCTTCTCTTTAAGATACCTCCCAAGGATGGCTGTCCTGGATTTGCAACCTGATTGTCATCTTCCTTGTCTACGTCTGCACCTTTTTAACATTTCCTATATCAGGATGGTTTGTACTGAAGGTAAGGTGAAATTATATTTAATCAGATACTCCCACAGCCTGTTCACTCATTTGTTGAGAATAAACACAACCaactgtgacacattttgtCCGTAGACGGTGCCTAACTACCAGAGGGTAGTGGTGTTTCGTCTGGGTCGAGTTGGTCCTCCTAAGGGCCCTGGTATTGTCCTTGTGCTACCCTTCATTGACCAGTGGCAGAGAGTTGACCTGCGCACCCGTGCTTTCAACATCCCTCCTTGCCGGGTAAACCACTATACTGAGTTCATCATTAGTTAGCTGTTGTGATGGACAACATGTTAAAGCCATTTACATGCTGAAACACTGACAAATGCAGAAAACAACTGTGGTCAGGAGTAGTTTCCCTCACATTCTcctacaggttttttttttttacattaagtCTTTACTAAACAaaccttttaaaatgaaataaataaaggataggttcacaatTTTTCAAGTCCGTCTTAAAAAATAGTCAGTCATATAAGCTTCAGATAAActtttgaatgtattttttgcAAGGAAGGAGGACTGTGGAGTTTGTTCCCCATCACATCCATTGAATCTGCATTAGGAATGAATCTCTTAATGGCCAGTATGGGCAAGTGGAATGATACAGCAAGCAAAATCTGTTTTGACTTACTTTGTCCTGCAGGTGGCACTCTTGGTGCACTGTTGATGTTTGTGTACTGTGTCTTTGCACCTATAAACCTCAGAATTAAATGCAGATGGATATCCGATGgcaacatttaacgtttttaaGCTTAAGCATTTATCACATGGGAGTTTTTTAAATAACCTTTCCTTTGGATTTTTTGGGGAAAATAGCCACAGCTCCATCACTGAGATGCTTCactgcattttttaaaatcctttatttaaccagaaagGTCCCATTGCGATTGTTGCCCAATAAAAAAGTTTCATATACGAGTACAAACAGGGACAGTTAACATCACAATGAAAAACATACCAAAACACAACTTACAGGAATCGGAAGCTAAAATAATCAAGGCAAAAATAATAACACTTGTTAAAAGCAACTACATTGTTCtgtaaaaacagattttaagatatttttaaGCATTTCAATACAACTGAGGTGTCCAGCTCATGTCACGTGTTTCTTAATGGTGCCAAGACTCTCCTTCTGAGCAGTCAGCATTTGTCAACTGTATATTCAGCCTTACACAGTAAATATTGCTCAGTCAATATCAGCTTTAAGAATGAAGAGAAGACCTCTCTATATTTTTAAAAGGGGATAAATGTTGAATGACCAATGTGAGGTGTCCAGCACTCGTATAAAATGTAATTCTGCTACTGCAGGTGAATACTCTGGATGACGGTTTGTTGGCAGTGGGAGCAGACATCCAGTTCAGGATCTGGAACCCCGTCATGTCAGTACTATCAGTCCAGGACCTGAACGCCTCGACCAGGATGACGGCACAGAAGGCTATGACCTACACCCTGGCCAAGAAGACTGTCAGGGAGATCCAAACTCAGAGAGTTAAACTTGGAGAATATCTCGTGGTGAGACTACACGGGACCTATTTATTCTGTGCTGGCTTTTCACTGTATCACGTCAAACTGACATACTTTATTGCTCTGTACAGATGGACATAAATGAGATGACTCGACCCTGGGGGCTGGAGGTGGACAGGGTAGAGCTTACCCTGGGCTCTCTACTAAAAGCACCAGGGGAAGGCCTCTCTGGACCCCTCATCGTGCCTCCTTCTGTGCCTCCTTCTGTGCCTGGACTGGAAGGCATCACTGGCCCCATTCAGCAGTTGGCCATGCACTTTCTGGGCAACATTTCACAACCTCAACAAGGTGTGGCCCCACTCACACATAACTGTTTTTAACAACATGTACCCATTCTGATAATGTTGTGTAATACATATGTGCCTTTTCTCCTCAGAGGACTGCATAACTTTTACAGATGAGTTCAGCAGTGCCCCTCTGGCAGTTGTGGCCACACCAGTTTCTGTTGAAGAGCTGCTTGGCGAGGTCAAGCTCCTGCTCTCGGAAACTTTGGTCCACCAGGTTGGGGCCAGCTTCCAGTTTGAAATAAGCTCGGAAGACGGACAACATCAAAGTTACTATGTGGATTTGAGCCAAGGTGATGGTTCATATATTACTGTAAATATGCCACAA
The nucleotide sequence above comes from Sebastes fasciatus isolate fSebFas1 chromosome 4, fSebFas1.pri, whole genome shotgun sequence. Encoded proteins:
- the LOC141766205 gene encoding photoreceptor-specific nuclear receptor-like, giving the protein MEDHMTKMNMFSSDTSNDFTDGSQAEISSVPGKALGQGLLCRVCSDSSSGKHYGIYACNGCSGFFKRSVRRRLIYRCQAGNGRCPVDKAHRNQCQACRLKKCLQAGMNKDAVQNERQPRSTAHVSLDSINVDTKKEHLATTRELTSSAPYSSVICRPLVTSSVTTSAAVQPCINPNNYHRFMVSLLTAETCAKLEPEDVEENIDVTTNDSEKDRSPSDCRTSPYTSSCSESIYETSARLLFMSVKWAKNLPVFAHLPFRDQVILLEEAWSEMFLLCAIQWSLPMDSCPLLSLPDLSPTQQAKISLPTADLRILEEVFNRFKALAVDPTEFACLKAIVLFKPETRSLKDPEQVENLQDQSQVLLGQHIHSLYPGQSARFGRLLLLLPSLHFVSSEKLEQLFFHRTIGSTPMEKLLCDMFKN
- the LOC141766208 gene encoding LOW QUALITY PROTEIN: stomatin-like protein 1 (The sequence of the model RefSeq protein was modified relative to this genomic sequence to represent the inferred CDS: inserted 2 bases in 1 codon), whose amino-acid sequence is MFGKSYQLLPQKDSRTPGLFVDTHSFTQRGYHKGLSFDNFPNVSENDFTDTSQGWLSWICNLIVIFLVYVCTFLTFPISGWFVLKTVPNYQRVVVFRLGRVGPPKGPGIVLVLPFIDQWQRVDLRTRAFNIPPCRVNTLDDGLLAVGADIQFRIWNPVMSVLSVQDLNASTRMTAQKAMTYTLAKKTVREIQTQRVKLGEYLVMDINEMTRPWGLEVDRVELTLGSLLKAPGEGLSGPLIVPPSVPPSVPGLEGITGPIQQLAMHFLGNISQPQQEDCITFTDEFSSAPLAVVATPVSVEELLGEVKLLLSETLVHQVGASFQFEISSEDGQHQSYYVDLSQGSGAAGAAXEPDVTLSMSDSDLAMFLGGLQPFSAYTSGRLKIQGDIKTAMRLEELIKLLKK